Proteins from one Streptomyces sp. NBC_00289 genomic window:
- a CDS encoding NAD(P)/FAD-dependent oxidoreductase, producing MNTVTRPRILVVGAGFAGVDCVRRLERKLAPDEADVTLVTPFAYQLYLPLLPQVASGVLTPQSIAVSLRRSRKYRTRIIPGGAIGVDLKAKVCVIRTITDEIIDEPYDYIVLAPGSITRTFDIPGLTDHAFGMKTLAEAAYIRDHVISQLDLADASENEAERAARLQFVVVGGGYAGTETAACLQRLTHAAVKRYPRLDPRLIKWHLIDIAPKLMPELGDKLGRSAQEILRRRGIEISLGVSIAKAGPEEVTFTDGRVVPTHTLIWTAGVVASPLIATLGAETVKGRLAVSAEMNLPGHDGVFALGDAAAVPDKAKDQEGAICPPTAQHAMRQGRHVADNVIAALRGRPLEPYVHKDLGLVVDLGGKDAVSKPLGIELRGLPAQAVARGYHWAALRTGVAKTRVLTNWMLNAIAGDDFVRTGFQARKPAKLRDFEYTDSYLTPDQVRAHVEEIRSKQT from the coding sequence ATGAACACCGTGACACGACCCAGGATCCTGGTGGTTGGCGCAGGCTTCGCCGGAGTGGACTGCGTTCGACGTCTGGAACGCAAACTCGCCCCCGACGAGGCCGACGTCACGCTGGTGACGCCGTTCGCCTACCAGCTCTACCTTCCGCTGCTGCCCCAGGTGGCCTCCGGCGTGCTGACGCCGCAGTCGATCGCCGTCTCCCTGCGCCGCAGCAGGAAGTACCGCACCCGCATCATTCCGGGCGGCGCCATCGGCGTGGACCTCAAAGCGAAGGTCTGCGTCATCCGCACCATCACCGACGAGATCATCGACGAACCCTACGACTACATCGTGCTGGCCCCCGGCAGCATCACCCGCACCTTCGACATCCCGGGGCTCACCGACCACGCGTTCGGCATGAAGACGCTGGCCGAGGCCGCGTACATCCGCGACCACGTCATCTCGCAGCTCGACCTCGCCGACGCCAGCGAGAACGAGGCGGAGCGGGCCGCGCGGCTGCAGTTCGTGGTGGTCGGCGGCGGCTACGCGGGCACCGAGACGGCCGCGTGCCTGCAGCGCCTCACCCATGCCGCGGTGAAACGCTACCCCCGGCTGGACCCGCGTCTGATCAAGTGGCACCTGATCGACATCGCCCCCAAGCTGATGCCCGAACTGGGCGACAAGCTCGGCCGCAGCGCACAGGAGATCCTGCGCAGGCGCGGCATCGAGATCTCCCTCGGGGTCTCCATCGCGAAGGCCGGCCCCGAGGAGGTCACCTTCACCGACGGGCGGGTGGTCCCCACCCACACCCTGATCTGGACCGCCGGGGTCGTCGCGAGCCCGCTCATCGCCACCCTCGGCGCCGAGACCGTCAAGGGACGCCTCGCGGTCAGCGCCGAGATGAACCTGCCGGGCCACGACGGTGTGTTCGCGCTCGGCGACGCCGCCGCGGTGCCCGACAAGGCCAAGGACCAGGAGGGCGCGATCTGCCCGCCGACCGCGCAGCACGCGATGCGCCAGGGCAGGCACGTCGCCGACAACGTCATCGCGGCGCTGCGCGGCCGGCCGTTGGAGCCGTACGTCCACAAGGACCTCGGCCTGGTCGTCGACCTCGGCGGCAAGGACGCCGTGTCCAAGCCCCTCGGCATCGAACTGCGCGGCCTGCCCGCCCAGGCCGTGGCCCGCGGCTACCACTGGGCGGCGCTGCGCACCGGCGTCGCCAAGACCCGGGTCCTGACGAACTGGATGCTCAACGCGATCGCCGGGGACGATTTCGTCCGGACCGGTTTCCAGGCCCGCAAGCCCGCCAAACTGCGGGACTTCGAGTACACCGACTCGTACCTGACACCGGACCAGGTGCGGGCTCACGTCGAGGAGATCCGGTCGAAGCAGACGTGA
- a CDS encoding methyltransferase domain-containing protein has translation MGETEPASGFRTQNIAADRVPQLVAALDAQEANVGVRRLRAWAHEALAVRPGDRALDIGCGTGSETRALAASAGPDGAALGIEPNPGLRAVAEERAARDGSPARFADGDAFALPAPDASVDVVWCERVLQHLSEPDRAVAEMRRVLRPGGRIALLDTDWATAILHPGEPEIMAALFSGTLTGAANPHSGRRLVGQLSAAGLVIDDRGAQALLQDHRSVTWPLVRMLGESAVRRGLLTEAQRDRAYDDLAEAAGRGALHMSVTMFGVVAHLPR, from the coding sequence ATGGGGGAAACAGAGCCCGCTTCGGGATTCCGTACACAGAACATCGCCGCCGACCGGGTGCCGCAGCTGGTGGCCGCCCTGGACGCCCAGGAAGCCAACGTGGGCGTCCGGCGGCTGCGCGCCTGGGCGCACGAGGCGCTGGCCGTCCGTCCCGGCGACCGGGCGCTCGACATCGGCTGCGGGACGGGCTCGGAGACGCGGGCGCTCGCCGCCTCGGCCGGCCCGGACGGCGCGGCGCTCGGCATCGAGCCCAACCCGGGACTGCGCGCGGTGGCCGAGGAACGCGCCGCCCGGGACGGCAGCCCGGCCCGTTTCGCGGACGGCGACGCGTTCGCCCTGCCCGCTCCCGACGCGTCCGTGGACGTCGTCTGGTGCGAACGGGTGTTGCAGCACCTGTCGGAGCCGGACCGGGCGGTCGCCGAGATGCGACGGGTACTGCGCCCGGGCGGCCGCATCGCGCTCCTCGACACCGACTGGGCCACCGCGATCCTGCATCCGGGGGAACCGGAGATCATGGCGGCGCTCTTCTCCGGCACGCTCACCGGCGCGGCGAATCCCCACTCCGGACGGCGGCTCGTGGGCCAGCTGAGCGCGGCCGGGCTGGTGATCGACGACCGGGGCGCGCAGGCGCTGCTCCAGGACCACCGGTCGGTGACCTGGCCCCTGGTGCGCATGCTGGGGGAGTCGGCCGTGCGCCGCGGGCTGCTGACCGAGGCCCAGCGCGACCGCGCCTACGACGACCTGGCCGAGGCGGCCGGACGGGGGGCGCTGCACATGTCCGTGACGATGTTCGGGGTCGTCGCCCACCTCCCGCGCTGA
- a CDS encoding PP2C family protein-serine/threonine phosphatase, whose product MTRTWQISGVTDAARARIATARLAAAYGVPALERTRLTTALSAHLRQCLTKGGTWLLTLEITAAAAGEGLLHAVVTPAADAGADTVPPWRTTVGCPEAPATAAGDVVAEDPEVLAEALLGADEDTAEVLEELAAQQELVAFHREELHQTNQGVLALHADLDAAWRAQREAFAAEHTAREEAESARRRLTFLADASAALTSSLNQDEIVRLLPDLLVPEYAGSVDVWLFDGDDRHRPSAHPAAAVRAARTGRPQYAADRPGGLPGVDDRPPSALDPARPLLCVPLPTRRTPLGVLTLSPPGESWDPDDAVMLIELTRRASIAIDNARRFEHNRDIAETLQRALLTDLPTTPGLHLAARYLPATHGLNIGGDWYDAFRQPDGSLITVIGDVTGHGLHAAVMMSQLRTALRAYAVDGGSPGQLLTRLHVFLHHLQPDLYATAVIARFHPEDPTLTWAAAGHPPPVLRTPDGQVRTLDAKPGAMLGIPLQQEIDDHTVRLSPGSTLALYTDGLVERRAQGIDPGIERLAGALGSFRSAELDEDLDGSADRLLYPLLSDSERDDDVCLLLCHIHSSAAELTRTPAGVAAF is encoded by the coding sequence ATGACACGCACCTGGCAGATCAGCGGCGTCACCGACGCGGCACGGGCCCGGATCGCCACCGCCCGCCTAGCCGCCGCGTACGGCGTGCCCGCCCTCGAGCGCACCCGCCTGACCACCGCGCTCAGCGCGCACCTGCGGCAGTGCCTCACCAAGGGCGGCACCTGGCTGCTCACCCTCGAGATCACCGCGGCAGCCGCGGGGGAAGGTCTCCTGCACGCCGTGGTGACCCCCGCGGCCGACGCGGGCGCCGACACCGTACCGCCGTGGCGGACGACCGTCGGCTGCCCCGAAGCCCCGGCCACGGCGGCCGGCGACGTCGTGGCCGAGGACCCGGAGGTCCTGGCGGAGGCGCTGCTGGGCGCCGACGAGGACACGGCCGAGGTGCTGGAGGAACTCGCCGCACAGCAGGAACTGGTCGCCTTCCACCGGGAGGAGCTGCACCAGACGAACCAGGGTGTGCTGGCCCTGCACGCCGACCTGGACGCGGCCTGGCGGGCCCAGCGGGAGGCCTTCGCCGCCGAGCACACCGCCCGCGAGGAGGCGGAGAGCGCCCGTCGTCGGCTGACGTTCCTGGCGGACGCGAGCGCCGCGCTGACGAGCTCGCTCAACCAGGACGAGATCGTGCGTCTGCTCCCGGACCTGCTGGTGCCCGAGTATGCCGGCAGCGTCGACGTGTGGCTGTTCGACGGAGACGACAGACATCGTCCCTCCGCCCACCCGGCCGCCGCCGTGCGCGCGGCCCGCACCGGGCGTCCGCAGTACGCGGCCGACCGTCCCGGCGGCCTGCCCGGCGTGGACGACCGCCCTCCGTCGGCACTGGATCCCGCCCGCCCCCTGCTGTGCGTACCGCTGCCGACCCGCCGCACACCGCTGGGTGTGCTGACGCTGTCACCGCCCGGCGAGAGCTGGGACCCGGACGACGCCGTCATGCTGATCGAACTCACCCGGCGGGCCAGCATCGCGATCGACAACGCCCGCCGGTTCGAGCACAACCGCGACATCGCCGAGACGCTGCAGCGCGCCCTCCTCACGGACCTGCCCACCACGCCCGGCCTGCACCTGGCCGCCCGCTATCTGCCGGCCACCCACGGGCTCAACATCGGCGGCGACTGGTACGACGCCTTCCGGCAGCCCGACGGCAGCCTGATCACCGTCATCGGCGACGTCACCGGGCACGGTCTGCACGCGGCCGTGATGATGAGCCAACTGCGCACCGCTCTGCGCGCCTACGCGGTCGACGGCGGCAGCCCCGGCCAGCTGCTCACCCGGCTGCACGTGTTCCTGCACCATCTGCAGCCCGATCTGTACGCCACCGCCGTCATCGCCCGCTTCCACCCCGAGGACCCCACCCTGACCTGGGCGGCGGCCGGGCATCCTCCGCCGGTGCTGCGTACCCCGGACGGACAGGTGCGCACGCTGGACGCCAAGCCCGGGGCGATGCTGGGCATCCCCCTCCAGCAGGAGATCGACGACCACACGGTGCGGCTGTCACCGGGCTCGACGCTGGCGCTGTACACGGACGGGCTGGTCGAGCGGCGCGCGCAGGGCATAGACCCGGGCATCGAGCGGCTGGCGGGGGCGCTCGGGTCGTTCCGCTCCGCGGAACTGGACGAGGATCTCGACGGCTCGGCGGACCGGCTCCTGTACCCGCTGCTGAGCGACTCCGAGCGCGACGACGACGTGTGCCTGCTGCTGTGTCACATCCACAGCAGCGCCGCCGAGTTGACGCGGACCCCGGCCGGCGTCGCGGCGTTCTGA
- a CDS encoding SpoIIE family protein phosphatase, whose protein sequence is MPRVWDVPVHDSTRVRDARVAAEAAAGLAGLGDERRTAAGLVATELATNLLKHAGGGHLLVDAVAPPVPVDGPGAGPCVQIAAIDHGRGMADVAGALRDGFTTARSLGAGLGTCRRVADDFELHSAPGRGTVALARIGGTGRDGSRPPAGPLRAGGVNIPYAGADYSGDAWAWVRADDRLTLMLADGLGHGPEVARASTAAAEALRRSAHLTPAEALRNLDTALRGTRGAAVALAQVELSTGVLRFAGVGNIGARLREDGTWRSLLSRPGIVGVHRPTTLREEQARWAGDRLLILHSDGLPSRWTPPSDPCLLSADPAVIAAVTVRDTSSPAGPVRDDTAVAVLAPTAADRP, encoded by the coding sequence ATGCCGCGCGTATGGGACGTCCCCGTCCACGACTCGACCCGGGTGCGTGACGCCAGGGTGGCCGCGGAGGCCGCCGCCGGTCTCGCCGGGCTCGGCGACGAACGCCGCACGGCGGCAGGCCTGGTGGCGACCGAACTGGCCACCAATCTGCTCAAGCACGCCGGCGGCGGCCACCTCCTCGTCGACGCCGTGGCCCCACCGGTGCCCGTGGACGGCCCGGGCGCCGGTCCGTGCGTGCAGATCGCCGCGATCGACCACGGCCGGGGCATGGCCGACGTCGCCGGCGCGCTGCGCGACGGATTCACGACGGCGCGTTCCCTCGGCGCCGGCCTGGGCACGTGCCGCCGGGTCGCCGACGACTTCGAGCTGCACAGCGCCCCCGGCCGCGGGACGGTGGCGCTGGCCCGCATCGGCGGCACCGGCCGCGACGGCTCCCGGCCACCGGCCGGCCCGCTACGGGCCGGAGGGGTCAACATCCCCTACGCCGGCGCGGATTACTCGGGTGACGCCTGGGCCTGGGTGCGGGCGGACGACCGCCTGACCCTGATGCTCGCCGACGGGCTCGGACACGGACCCGAGGTCGCCCGGGCGTCGACGGCCGCCGCCGAGGCACTGCGCCGCTCGGCCCACCTCACGCCCGCCGAGGCCCTGCGGAACCTGGACACGGCGCTGCGCGGCACCAGGGGGGCGGCTGTCGCGCTGGCCCAGGTCGAGCTGAGTACGGGTGTGCTGCGGTTCGCCGGCGTCGGGAACATAGGGGCCCGGCTGCGCGAGGACGGCACCTGGCGTTCCCTCCTGTCCCGGCCCGGCATAGTCGGCGTCCACCGCCCCACGACCCTGCGTGAGGAACAGGCCCGCTGGGCCGGGGACCGGCTGCTGATCCTGCACAGCGACGGCCTCCCCAGCCGCTGGACGCCACCGTCCGACCCCTGTCTGCTGTCCGCCGACCCGGCCGTGATCGCCGCCGTCACGGTCCGCGACACCAGCAGCCCGGCCGGCCCTGTGCGGGACGACACCGCCGTGGCCGTGCTGGCCCCGACCGCGGCGGACCGCCCATGA
- a CDS encoding anti-sigma regulatory factor, which yields MHTSAGVEACLPIRSDMDLVWVRQHVRQAAARLGFGLVEQTKLVTAASELARNTLVHGGGGLMEASQAHNGRAQGLRLAFTDEGPGITDLDRALSDGYTSGGGLGLGLGGARRLVHEFTIDSAPGSGTTVTVTSWTAVPPSPREER from the coding sequence ATGCACACCTCCGCGGGCGTCGAGGCCTGCCTGCCGATCCGCTCGGACATGGATCTCGTGTGGGTGCGCCAGCACGTGCGCCAGGCGGCCGCCCGGCTCGGCTTCGGCCTGGTGGAACAGACGAAGCTGGTCACCGCGGCCAGCGAACTGGCCCGCAACACGCTGGTGCACGGCGGCGGCGGCCTGATGGAGGCGTCACAGGCGCACAACGGGCGCGCCCAGGGGCTGCGCCTGGCCTTCACCGACGAGGGACCGGGCATCACCGACCTGGACCGGGCACTCAGCGACGGCTACACCTCCGGCGGCGGCCTCGGGCTCGGCCTGGGCGGCGCGCGGAGACTGGTGCACGAGTTCACGATCGACAGCGCCCCCGGATCCGGTACGACCGTCACGGTGACCTCCTGGACGGCCGTGCCGCCGTCGCCCCGCGAGGAGCGCTGA
- a CDS encoding STAS domain-containing protein produces MNDHSSLPAAGPVPVLRLGDVLLVTLQGDLYDNTAQRLQQDLSETIAASRVTGVVIDISGVEIVDSFLGRVLAEIAAQASLLAAQTVVAGMRPAVAITLVELGLTLPGLRTALNTEAAMDLLTRPAPTPRSGGNRQESP; encoded by the coding sequence GTGAACGACCACTCCTCCCTCCCCGCCGCGGGGCCGGTGCCGGTCCTCAGACTCGGCGACGTCCTCCTGGTCACCCTCCAGGGGGATCTGTACGACAACACCGCGCAGCGACTCCAGCAGGACCTGAGCGAGACCATCGCCGCCAGCCGGGTCACCGGCGTGGTCATCGACATCTCCGGTGTCGAGATCGTCGACTCCTTCCTCGGCCGGGTGCTGGCCGAGATCGCGGCGCAGGCCTCGCTGCTGGCCGCGCAGACGGTGGTGGCCGGCATGCGTCCCGCCGTCGCCATCACCCTGGTGGAGCTGGGGCTGACGCTCCCCGGCCTGCGCACCGCCCTCAACACCGAGGCGGCCATGGACCTCCTCACCCGGCCCGCCCCGACGCCTCGTTCAGGCGGCAATCGCCAGGAGAGTCCGTGA
- a CDS encoding STAS domain-containing protein, whose translation MPEHASAGQQGAPTKEVGAFLRRRREQIAQRWADEPLFRSVFTVSRDEAVEAGKVVVDALAHVAEEGPVQDPDAAGFTVVREQLARMGAARSRAGFTTAQVSNDVDALRPPALNLLIADLPHASADEVRECATALTVLLGTLRLVVLDTALSEGHALIERQQVQLLEVATPVIKLWDGIVAVPLIGTLDSARSQVVMETLLEAVVDQHARFAILDITGVPTVDSLVAQHLMKTVAAARLMGAECVVSGIRPAIAQTIVHLGLDLGTVVTRASLADALAYALHQLGANIVSAAPGGAGPR comes from the coding sequence ATGCCGGAGCACGCATCCGCGGGACAGCAGGGGGCGCCGACCAAGGAGGTCGGGGCCTTTCTGCGCCGCCGCCGTGAGCAGATCGCCCAGCGGTGGGCCGACGAACCCCTGTTCCGCTCGGTGTTCACCGTCTCGCGTGACGAGGCCGTCGAGGCGGGCAAGGTCGTCGTCGACGCCTTGGCCCACGTGGCCGAGGAGGGCCCGGTGCAGGATCCGGACGCCGCCGGATTCACCGTCGTACGCGAGCAGTTGGCGCGGATGGGCGCGGCACGCTCCCGGGCCGGCTTCACCACCGCCCAGGTCTCCAACGACGTGGACGCCCTGCGCCCCCCGGCGCTGAACCTGCTGATCGCCGACCTGCCCCACGCCTCGGCCGACGAGGTCAGAGAGTGCGCGACGGCTCTCACCGTGCTGCTGGGCACCCTGCGGCTGGTGGTCCTGGACACCGCGCTGAGCGAGGGACACGCCCTCATCGAGCGGCAGCAGGTGCAACTGCTGGAGGTCGCCACGCCGGTCATCAAGCTGTGGGACGGCATCGTGGCCGTTCCACTGATCGGGACGCTGGACAGCGCGCGCAGCCAGGTCGTGATGGAGACGCTCCTGGAGGCCGTCGTCGACCAGCACGCCCGCTTCGCCATCCTCGACATCACCGGAGTGCCGACGGTCGACTCGCTGGTGGCCCAGCACCTGATGAAGACCGTCGCGGCCGCGCGTCTGATGGGCGCGGAGTGCGTCGTCTCCGGCATCCGACCGGCCATCGCGCAGACCATCGTCCATCTCGGCCTGGACCTGGGCACGGTGGTGACCCGCGCGAGCCTGGCCGACGCCCTGGCGTACGCACTGCACCAGCTGGGCGCGAACATCGTCAGCGCGGCGCCCGGCGGTGCGGGACCACGGTGA
- a CDS encoding PP2C family protein-serine/threonine phosphatase produces MKRLVAAERALRSAAPDQLPTAVREVLCSQYAAEAVEFRMADYGLTVLRPVADSPAVPVEALPVHRSAAGRAFGSQEPFVEELDGGRARVHLPVTVRGDRLGVLSVTLPTAAPAQAELVELAEVAQALGHEVVVAERDTDLYQRARRADRLTLAAEMQWQLLRARSSARPEYAVGAQLEPAYAIFGDTFDWSASTDRLTLYLANGMGEDVEASLLTNLGVSALRNARRADIPLADQAALADQAIHARYGGEAYLSALLVDVDLPTGRMQVVDAGSPRMLRLRDRTVATVDFEAQLPLGMFEETDYVAQDFRLEPGDRLVFVSDGVYAAAAPEGGEQRGERALARAVTSTSLLPAADTPAAVLRELGGGRGGPEPDDDALVVCLDWFGKQPASSDA; encoded by the coding sequence ATGAAGAGACTCGTCGCCGCGGAGCGCGCCCTGCGCTCCGCGGCCCCGGACCAGCTGCCGACGGCGGTCCGGGAAGTGCTGTGCAGTCAGTACGCGGCCGAGGCCGTGGAATTCCGTATGGCCGACTACGGGCTGACCGTGCTGCGGCCCGTGGCCGACTCCCCCGCCGTACCCGTGGAGGCGCTTCCCGTGCACCGGAGCGCGGCCGGCCGCGCCTTCGGATCGCAGGAGCCGTTCGTCGAGGAACTCGACGGCGGACGGGCGCGGGTCCATCTGCCGGTCACCGTGCGCGGTGACCGGCTGGGTGTGCTGTCCGTGACGCTTCCCACAGCCGCGCCGGCCCAGGCGGAGCTGGTGGAACTGGCGGAGGTGGCGCAGGCGCTGGGGCACGAGGTGGTGGTCGCCGAACGCGACACCGATCTGTACCAGCGGGCCCGCCGAGCGGACCGGCTGACCCTCGCGGCCGAGATGCAGTGGCAGTTGCTCCGGGCCCGGTCCTCCGCGCGGCCCGAGTACGCCGTGGGCGCGCAGCTGGAACCGGCCTACGCGATCTTCGGCGACACCTTCGACTGGTCCGCCTCCACCGACCGGCTGACGCTGTACCTGGCCAACGGCATGGGTGAGGACGTCGAGGCGTCACTGCTGACCAATCTCGGCGTCAGCGCGCTGCGCAACGCGCGGCGGGCCGACATCCCCCTCGCGGACCAGGCGGCGCTCGCCGACCAGGCGATCCACGCCCGGTACGGGGGCGAGGCGTATCTCTCCGCCCTGCTGGTGGACGTCGACCTGCCCACCGGCCGCATGCAGGTGGTCGACGCGGGCTCCCCGCGGATGCTGCGCCTGCGCGACCGTACGGTGGCGACGGTCGACTTCGAGGCGCAGCTGCCGCTGGGCATGTTCGAGGAAACCGACTACGTCGCCCAGGACTTCCGTCTGGAACCCGGCGACCGCCTCGTCTTCGTCAGTGACGGGGTGTACGCGGCCGCCGCGCCGGAGGGTGGTGAACAGCGGGGTGAGCGCGCCCTGGCCCGGGCCGTCACCTCGACCAGTCTGCTGCCTGCGGCCGACACCCCCGCCGCCGTACTGCGCGAACTGGGCGGCGGTCGCGGCGGACCCGAGCCGGACGACGACGCGCTGGTGGTCTGCCTCGACTGGTTCGGCAAGCAACCGGCGTCGTCCGACGCCTAG
- a CDS encoding MarR family winged helix-turn-helix transcriptional regulator, with product MTSSTPRPRPPEVARVTSQAAELLEVLWGRASTAPVSPSQLRVLFILEHNEGINLRTLADALGSTPPSTSRLCDRLQAVGFVERRAAASRRELQLHLSRRGESFLVGLRSRRETALQSVLEQMPAAQRSALLRGLEGFCATAAAQIHDDDTFDARTA from the coding sequence GTGACGTCTTCCACTCCGCGCCCCCGTCCTCCCGAGGTGGCGCGTGTCACGTCACAGGCGGCAGAACTGCTCGAGGTGCTGTGGGGCCGTGCCTCGACGGCGCCGGTCTCGCCCTCCCAGCTGCGTGTCCTGTTCATCCTGGAACACAACGAGGGCATCAACCTGCGCACGCTCGCCGACGCGCTGGGCTCCACGCCGCCGTCGACGAGCCGGCTGTGCGACCGGCTGCAGGCCGTGGGCTTCGTCGAGCGCAGGGCCGCCGCCAGCCGCCGGGAACTGCAGCTGCACCTGAGCCGCCGTGGCGAGAGCTTCCTGGTGGGGCTCCGCTCCCGGCGCGAGACCGCTCTGCAGTCGGTGCTGGAGCAGATGCCGGCCGCGCAGCGCTCGGCGCTGCTGCGCGGCCTCGAGGGCTTCTGTGCCACGGCCGCCGCGCAGATCCACGACGACGACACGTTCGACGCCCGGACGGCCTGA
- a CDS encoding STAS domain-containing protein produces the protein MSIAQNPLSVEVTLPREDVAQVTVEGYLDVDTATEFQHHLANQLHHGRRHFLLDLSGVPFMDSSGMNIVLRVYQEARGLPGSVHIIAPPPAVRRILDLTGVSITVPVSDSVEEALALVDRMQETPEGQGV, from the coding sequence GTGTCCATTGCCCAGAACCCTCTGTCCGTCGAGGTCACCCTGCCCCGGGAGGACGTGGCCCAGGTCACGGTCGAGGGCTACTTGGACGTCGACACGGCGACGGAGTTCCAGCACCACCTCGCCAACCAGCTGCACCACGGCCGGCGGCACTTCCTGCTCGACCTGTCCGGCGTGCCCTTCATGGACTCGTCCGGCATGAACATCGTTCTGCGGGTCTACCAGGAGGCGCGCGGCCTCCCGGGCAGCGTGCACATCATCGCGCCCCCGCCCGCCGTGCGCCGGATACTCGACCTCACGGGTGTCAGCATCACGGTCCCGGTGTCGGACAGTGTCGAGGAGGCACTCGCGCTGGTCGACCGGATGCAGGAGACACCCGAAGGGCAGGGGGTCTGA
- a CDS encoding STAS domain-containing protein, protein MGAHVLLCPDGTAATLTVDTDIDDQTRPDLESAADALPATVRELTLDLGPVVFVDSAVLHLIGSMQRSVERNGGRLRIAGLAPQPLRLLRLASALWPEARWDDYLRAC, encoded by the coding sequence ATGGGCGCTCACGTCCTTCTGTGTCCGGACGGCACCGCGGCGACACTGACGGTCGACACCGACATCGACGACCAGACCCGGCCGGACCTCGAGTCCGCGGCCGACGCGCTGCCGGCCACCGTCCGTGAACTCACCCTCGACCTCGGTCCCGTGGTGTTCGTGGACAGCGCGGTCCTGCATCTCATCGGCAGCATGCAGCGGTCCGTCGAACGCAACGGCGGGCGGCTGCGGATCGCCGGCCTCGCCCCGCAGCCCCTCAGGCTGCTGCGACTCGCCTCCGCCCTGTGGCCGGAGGCCCGCTGGGACGACTACCTGCGAGCCTGCTGA